Genomic segment of Shewanella sp. OMA3-2:
TGGCGTAGACCCTTACTATTTGACACACAAGGCACAAAGCGTGGGTTATCACCCTGAAATGATCTTAGCTGGCCGCCGCTTAAACGACGGCATGGGGCAGTATTTGGTTTCTCAACTAGTGAAAAAAATGCTAAAAAAGCGTATCCATGTTGAGGGGGCCAATGTATTGGTTATGGGCTTTACTTTTAAAGAGAATTGCCCTGATTTACGCAATACCAAAGTTATAGATATTATATCAGAGCTAAAAGAATATAATATTAACGTTGATATTATTGACCCTTGGTGTGCTAGTCGCGAAGCAGTGCATGAGTATGGGCTTTCTTTATGTGATGAGCCGAAAGTGAATCATTATGATGCGATTATTATTGCTGTTGCACATAATGAGTTTCGTGCTATGGGGGCTAAGGCAATACGTGCGCTAGGTAAATCTGAACATGTATTATATGACTTAAAATATGTTCTTGATAAACAAGACGTTGATATGCGTTTATAACTTATTAACTTATTAACTTATTTTTGAATTATAAAACCTAACACCTTAAAGAATTAGGAATATCAATGTCTCCTTATAGTGAAATAAAAGTACAATTACAAACCACCCCAAAAGTATGGTTAATAACGGGAGTTGCTGGCTTTATTGGTTCAAATTTGTTAGAAAAATTGCTTGAATTAAATCAAACGGTTGTAGGATTAGATAACTTTTCGACAGGTCATCAACACAACCTTGATGAAGTTCAGTCTTTAGTTACAGTAGAGCAATGGGCACGTTTTCGCTTTATTGAAGGAGATATTCGCGATTATTCTGTTTGTGAAAAAGTCTTGAAAGGCGTTGACTATGTGCTTCATCAAGCCGCACTAGGATCTGTGCCTCGCTCAATTTCTGACCCTATAACTACTAATGCAGTTAATATCACTGGTTTTTTGAACATGCTTCACGCTGCAAAAGAGGAGCAAGTAGAAAGTTTTATTTATGCTGCTTCTAGCTCTACTTATGGGGATCATCCAGCATTACCCAAAATTGAAAAGAATATCGGTAATCCACTCTCTCCTTATGCCGTTACCAAATACGTAAATGAACTTTATGCAGGTGTATACGCTCGTACTTATGGATTTAAAGCGATCGGATTACGTTACTTTAACGTTTTCGGTAAACGTCAAGATCCAAATGGTGCTTACGCTGCAGTTATACCGAAATGGATAGCAGATATGATCATGGATGAAAACGTGTTTATAAATGGTGATGGTGAAACTAGTCGTGATTTTTGTTTTATTGAAAATACGATTCAAATGAATATTCTAGCTGCTACTGCTGCTGATACAGCTAAAGATCAAGTATATAACGTTGCGGTGGGAGATAGAACAACACTAAATACCTTATATGGAAGTATTAGCGAAGCATTAATGGCCAACGGTATTGAATGTAAAAAATTACCGATATACAGAGATTTTAGAGCTGGTGATGTTCGTCATTCACAAGCTGATATATCAAAAGCACAAAATGCTCTAGGGTATCAACCAGAATACAAGATTCTTGAAGGAATATCTAAAGCAATGCCTTGGTACATAGAGTTTTTAGGTTCTAAATAATGAAAATACTTATAACAGGTGGCGCAGGGTTTATCGGCTCTGCTGTCGTTCGTCATATTATTTATAACACTCAGGACTGCATCATCAATGTTGATAAACTGACCTATGCCGGTAATCTTGAGTCATTGGTCAATATTGAGTCAAGTGACCGGTATGTTTTTGAGCAAGTCGATATATGTGATCGTGCTGAATTAGATCGAGTCTTTAAACAATACAGGCCTGATGCCGTAATGCACCTCGCCGCTGAATCTCACGTTGACCGTTCAATCACCGGGCCATCTGACTTTATTCAAACCAACATTGTAGGCACTTATACGTTACTTGAAG
This window contains:
- a CDS encoding NAD-dependent epimerase/dehydratase family protein — protein: MSPYSEIKVQLQTTPKVWLITGVAGFIGSNLLEKLLELNQTVVGLDNFSTGHQHNLDEVQSLVTVEQWARFRFIEGDIRDYSVCEKVLKGVDYVLHQAALGSVPRSISDPITTNAVNITGFLNMLHAAKEEQVESFIYAASSSTYGDHPALPKIEKNIGNPLSPYAVTKYVNELYAGVYARTYGFKAIGLRYFNVFGKRQDPNGAYAAVIPKWIADMIMDENVFINGDGETSRDFCFIENTIQMNILAATAADTAKDQVYNVAVGDRTTLNTLYGSISEALMANGIECKKLPIYRDFRAGDVRHSQADISKAQNALGYQPEYKILEGISKAMPWYIEFLGSK